One genomic region from Amycolatopsis sp. FBCC-B4732 encodes:
- a CDS encoding SRPBCC family protein, with protein sequence MGTVVQVETAVAVPADITFKWFTDFSHYPRFMRSVEQVFPVEGHPARFRFVYTLAGIPRRYSIDVTADPQRRTLDWVSASGPRHRGHATVTPAGDDAAAVTLELELELDALSERIALASGLIATRARADLRRFARFVEDVHNAADPSEAKEIADGEESHRTPLQWLFDAVFPTDESPR encoded by the coding sequence GTGGGAACCGTCGTTCAGGTCGAAACCGCCGTGGCGGTTCCGGCCGACATCACATTCAAGTGGTTCACCGACTTCAGCCATTACCCGAGGTTCATGCGTTCGGTCGAGCAGGTTTTCCCGGTCGAAGGGCATCCCGCGCGTTTCCGGTTCGTGTACACACTCGCCGGCATTCCCCGCCGGTACAGCATCGACGTCACCGCCGATCCGCAGCGCAGGACGCTGGACTGGGTCAGTGCGAGCGGCCCGCGCCACCGGGGGCACGCAACCGTGACCCCGGCGGGCGACGACGCGGCTGCCGTGACCCTCGAACTGGAACTGGAGCTGGACGCGCTCAGCGAGCGCATCGCGCTGGCGTCGGGACTCATCGCGACTCGAGCACGCGCCGATCTGCGGCGGTTCGCCCGGTTCGTCGAGGACGTCCACAACGCTGCCGATCCGTCGGAGGCCAAGGAAATCGCCGACGGAGAGGAGTCGCACCGGACGCCGTTGCAGTGGCTCTTCGACGCCGTCTTTCCCACCGACGAGTCCCCGCGCTGA
- a CDS encoding DM13 domain-containing protein translates to MNRARRLFTRPWFGGFLVAGLVAVAAGLYWFQPWRLWVDETVQDAFPAAASEPLPAPEPRLPAPEPRLPAPEPRLPAPEPRLPASPPPGSVSRPTGPVELGTGTLISHEHPTSGTVRVLRAADGSLVLRLEDLATSSGPDVHVWLTDAPVKPGKDGWALFDDGRHFDAGKLKGNKGNQNYALPAGTDLSGYTSVSLWCDRFNVSFGAAELVGPRG, encoded by the coding sequence ATGAACCGCGCGCGGCGCCTGTTCACCCGGCCCTGGTTCGGCGGCTTTCTGGTCGCGGGGCTGGTCGCGGTGGCGGCGGGCCTGTACTGGTTCCAGCCGTGGCGGCTCTGGGTCGACGAGACGGTGCAGGATGCTTTCCCGGCCGCCGCATCGGAGCCGCTGCCCGCGCCGGAACCGCGGCTCCCCGCGCCGGAACCGCGGCTCCCCGCGCCGGAACCGCGGCTCCCCGCGCCGGAACCGCGGCTCCCCGCGTCGCCGCCTCCCGGTTCGGTCTCGCGGCCGACTGGGCCGGTGGAACTGGGGACCGGCACGCTGATCAGCCACGAACACCCGACCAGCGGCACCGTCCGGGTCCTGCGCGCGGCCGACGGATCACTCGTGCTGCGCCTGGAAGACCTGGCCACCAGCAGCGGCCCGGACGTGCACGTCTGGCTCACCGACGCGCCGGTGAAACCGGGCAAGGACGGCTGGGCCCTCTTCGACGACGGCAGGCACTTCGACGCGGGCAAGCTCAAAGGCAACAAGGGTAACCAGAACTACGCGCTTCCGGCGGGTACCGACCTGTCCGGGTACACCAGCGTGAGCCTGTGGTGCGACCGCTTCAACGTGTCGTTCGGCGCGGCGGAACTGGTCGGCCCGCGAGGCTGA
- a CDS encoding TetR/AcrR family transcriptional regulator → MAEVEVRGPRADATRNRDQVLAVATRMFVAADAEPSMRAIAREAGVGIATLYRHFPTRESLVDAVYRDQVVRLTTGARELLGRLPPAAAMRRWMDLFGDWIATKNGMLDTLLAMIESGEIAHARTRTELLAAITTILDAGGAAGDLRSDVTADDIAASLIGIFTVAPRPEHEAKAGRLLDLLMDGLRPLPG, encoded by the coding sequence TTGGCTGAGGTGGAGGTGCGCGGACCGCGGGCGGATGCCACTCGCAACCGCGACCAGGTGCTCGCGGTGGCGACCCGCATGTTCGTGGCGGCTGACGCCGAGCCGTCGATGCGGGCGATCGCCCGCGAGGCCGGAGTCGGCATCGCCACGCTCTACCGGCACTTCCCGACCCGCGAGTCGCTGGTCGACGCGGTCTACCGCGACCAGGTCGTGCGCCTGACGACCGGCGCCCGCGAACTGCTCGGCCGGCTGCCCCCGGCCGCGGCGATGCGGCGCTGGATGGACTTGTTCGGCGACTGGATCGCGACCAAGAACGGCATGCTCGACACGCTGCTCGCGATGATCGAGTCAGGCGAGATCGCTCACGCCCGGACCCGCACCGAGCTGCTGGCGGCCATCACCACGATTCTGGATGCCGGCGGTGCGGCGGGCGATCTCCGCTCCGACGTCACCGCCGACGACATCGCGGCTTCCCTCATCGGGATTTTCACCGTGGCTCCCCGGCCCGAGCACGAAGCCAAGGCCGGTCGCCTGCTGGATCTCCTCATGGACGGCCTTCGCCCGCTGCCCGGCTGA
- a CDS encoding NADP-dependent oxidoreductase codes for MSDHPPARSRAAQLDSFGGPEVLDVREVPAPQAGPGQVRVRVTAAGLNPMDWIMTADADTAARFGLSLPAGFGTDYAGVVDQVGTGVSGFARGDRVFGGALSRAVADFVVVDATGVTAANEVHHTPDDVDDRTAATLTIAGRTASAALTVIAPGPADTVLIGGAAGGVGVFAVQLARIAGARVLGTGSAASAGFLRDLGAEPVVYGDGLADRVRALAPGGITAAIDLHGTETAHTARELGVPGDRICTIATQIDGVPAANGANAEPGALEEIARLVAQGRLRVPIAAGFPIDQIRGAAELQAGRHVHGKVVIDLSRR; via the coding sequence ATGAGCGATCACCCGCCAGCCAGGAGCAGGGCGGCCCAGCTCGACTCCTTCGGCGGCCCGGAAGTCCTGGACGTCCGCGAGGTTCCCGCTCCGCAAGCCGGCCCGGGACAGGTCCGGGTGCGGGTCACCGCGGCCGGCCTGAACCCGATGGACTGGATCATGACCGCCGACGCGGACACCGCCGCCCGGTTCGGCTTGAGCCTCCCGGCCGGGTTCGGGACCGACTACGCGGGAGTGGTCGACCAGGTCGGCACCGGGGTGAGCGGCTTCGCCCGGGGCGACCGGGTGTTCGGCGGCGCCCTGTCTCGCGCGGTCGCCGACTTCGTGGTGGTCGACGCGACCGGCGTGACCGCGGCGAACGAGGTCCACCACACCCCCGACGACGTCGACGACCGCACCGCCGCCACCCTCACGATCGCCGGCCGCACGGCATCGGCCGCTCTCACCGTGATCGCCCCTGGCCCGGCCGACACCGTCCTGATCGGCGGCGCGGCGGGCGGGGTCGGGGTGTTCGCGGTCCAGCTGGCCCGGATCGCGGGAGCGCGCGTGCTCGGCACGGGATCGGCGGCATCGGCCGGTTTCCTTCGCGACCTCGGAGCCGAGCCGGTCGTTTACGGCGACGGCCTGGCCGACCGGGTCCGAGCCCTCGCGCCCGGCGGCATCACCGCCGCCATCGACCTGCACGGCACGGAAACAGCGCACACCGCACGGGAACTCGGCGTCCCGGGCGACCGCATCTGCACCATCGCCACGCAAATCGACGGCGTACCGGCGGCCAACGGCGCGAACGCCGAACCCGGGGCCCTGGAGGAGATCGCCCGCCTGGTCGCGCAAGGCCGGCTCCGGGTACCCATCGCGGCCGGCTTCCCGATCGACCAGATCCGCGGAGCGGCCGAACTCCAAGCCGGCCGGCACGTGCACGGCAAGGTGGTCATCGACCTCTCGCGACGGTGA
- a CDS encoding MFS transporter, whose protein sequence is MPGPGPPVRTPGRQVSRTTTSNRENMSASPPAAPAATRNAWLGLVAISLGVSLVVVDFTIVNVIIPPIVTDLKMSSLGAQWVQEIYAITLAALLLLAGRLSDVVGARRLFLIGTVVFGLAGVVAALAPTGAMLIGARLLQGIGGAIVLPTSLALLNSTFHGRDRGKAFAIWGSTIGAAAAVGPFLGGWLGEASWRWAFAINIVVVLMIIVGVLRYLAPSPAQPASLEVPSVVLSALGLGLLAFGLVEGRNYGWWESTRSSGPLGISLGSLSVVPVALAIAVISLTLFVLRQRQLARSATAEPLMDTALFAIGSFWSGNLATVIIGLAEFGILAVLPLWLQFTLGYSTLQTGLMLVVVALGSFTASGASVGMAKQLPPVRLVQIGLVLEIVGLALLGLLVRDDSGWFVTAIGLFLYGTGVGFATAQVTNVVLADVPPRKAGQGSGIQSAARQLGSALGIAILTTAFFGILGSDTADRLRAAGFADTDRVAGAVADSAGAAISGLAANPATEAAAVAARQAMTYAVRVNSYLCAALLLLGLVATFLIPGKPGAPGRAETAEPAAR, encoded by the coding sequence GTGCCCGGGCCGGGGCCGCCGGTCCGAACACCCGGCAGGCAAGTCAGCCGCACCACAACGTCGAATCGAGAAAACATGTCCGCCTCACCTCCGGCAGCTCCGGCAGCGACAAGGAATGCCTGGCTCGGCCTCGTGGCCATTTCGCTGGGCGTGTCGCTCGTCGTCGTCGATTTCACGATCGTCAACGTCATCATCCCGCCCATCGTGACCGACCTGAAAATGTCGTCACTGGGAGCTCAGTGGGTCCAAGAGATCTACGCGATCACCCTGGCCGCCTTGCTGCTGCTGGCGGGACGGCTCTCGGATGTCGTCGGCGCCCGCCGGCTGTTCCTGATCGGCACCGTGGTGTTCGGTTTGGCCGGCGTGGTGGCCGCGCTGGCGCCGACCGGTGCGATGCTGATCGGGGCGCGGCTGCTCCAGGGCATCGGCGGAGCGATCGTCCTGCCGACGTCGCTGGCGCTGCTCAATTCGACCTTCCACGGGCGCGACCGCGGCAAGGCGTTCGCGATCTGGGGTTCGACCATCGGCGCCGCCGCCGCGGTCGGCCCGTTCCTGGGCGGATGGCTCGGTGAAGCGTCGTGGCGCTGGGCCTTCGCGATCAACATCGTCGTGGTCCTCATGATCATCGTCGGAGTCCTGCGGTACCTCGCGCCGTCACCGGCGCAGCCGGCGAGTCTCGAGGTGCCGAGCGTCGTCCTGTCGGCGCTGGGGCTGGGGCTGCTCGCGTTCGGCCTGGTGGAGGGCCGCAATTACGGCTGGTGGGAGTCGACCCGGTCGAGCGGGCCGCTCGGCATCTCCCTGGGCTCGCTGTCGGTCGTTCCCGTCGCGTTGGCGATCGCCGTGATCTCGCTGACCCTGTTCGTGCTCCGCCAGCGGCAGCTCGCCCGCTCCGCGACGGCCGAACCCCTGATGGACACGGCCTTGTTCGCCATCGGGTCGTTCTGGTCGGGCAACCTGGCCACGGTCATCATCGGCCTTGCCGAGTTCGGCATCCTGGCGGTGCTGCCCTTGTGGCTGCAGTTCACGCTCGGCTACTCGACCCTGCAGACCGGCCTGATGCTCGTCGTCGTGGCGCTCGGCAGTTTCACCGCCAGCGGCGCCAGCGTCGGCATGGCGAAGCAGCTGCCGCCGGTGCGGCTCGTGCAGATCGGCCTGGTGCTGGAAATCGTCGGTCTCGCACTCCTCGGCCTGCTCGTCCGCGACGACTCCGGGTGGTTCGTCACAGCCATCGGGCTGTTCTTGTACGGGACGGGTGTGGGCTTCGCGACCGCCCAGGTCACCAACGTGGTCCTGGCCGACGTGCCGCCCCGGAAGGCCGGGCAGGGTTCGGGCATCCAGAGCGCGGCGCGCCAGCTGGGGTCGGCGCTCGGTATCGCGATCCTGACCACCGCCTTCTTCGGCATCCTCGGGTCCGACACCGCGGACCGGTTGCGGGCGGCGGGATTCGCCGACACCGACCGCGTCGCCGGAGCGGTCGCGGACAGCGCCGGCGCCGCCATTTCCGGGCTGGCGGCGAACCCCGCGACCGAAGCAGCGGCCGTTGCGGCTCGCCAGGCCATGACCTACGCGGTGCGGGTCAACAGCTATCTGTGCGCCGCGCTCCTGCTCCTCGGCCTCGTCGCGACCTTCCTGATTCCCGGAAAGCCGGGCGCACCCGGGCGAGCCGAGACCGCCGAGCCGGCGGCGCGGTAG
- a CDS encoding YafY family protein: MPDIAGRTLAILSLLQAQREWSGDVLAARLGVTSRTIRRDFTRLRELGYPVEAARGPGGLYRLAPGTRLPPLVFDDEQAISIVLALQTAPSSVVGLDDAAARALRTLKDLMPPRLARRLQTFEVHQIDNAWDLAPPKVPSGMLTCLSTAAQQLQVVSFSYRACSGDAAEDVAAVVEPYKLVVWSGRWNFIGYDQRERSWLSYRLDRVENLHVPGWRFTPRQFPADDVTAFIQLQPDRGDDSDAWPCRGTVRMDCPVELVAKWAPGGANLAVIDESTTRITMGAWSWAGLLGLLCTFSCDFVIEGPPELTAAAGEMSRRLARSAKTGPVRS, encoded by the coding sequence ATGCCCGACATCGCCGGCCGCACCCTGGCCATCCTGAGCCTGTTGCAAGCGCAGCGTGAATGGTCGGGTGACGTGCTGGCCGCGCGGCTGGGCGTCACCTCCCGCACGATCCGCCGGGACTTCACCCGGCTGCGGGAACTCGGCTACCCCGTCGAAGCCGCACGCGGCCCCGGCGGCCTGTACCGCCTCGCCCCCGGGACGCGGCTGCCTCCCCTCGTCTTCGACGACGAGCAAGCCATCTCGATCGTGCTGGCCCTGCAGACCGCCCCCAGCTCCGTGGTCGGGCTCGACGACGCCGCGGCCCGCGCCCTGCGCACGCTGAAGGACCTCATGCCACCGCGCCTGGCCCGCAGGTTGCAGACCTTCGAGGTCCATCAAATCGACAACGCGTGGGATCTCGCCCCGCCCAAGGTCCCCTCGGGAATGTTGACGTGCTTGAGCACCGCAGCGCAGCAGCTGCAGGTCGTGAGCTTCTCCTACCGCGCCTGTTCGGGTGACGCGGCCGAGGACGTCGCGGCTGTCGTCGAGCCGTACAAGCTCGTGGTCTGGTCGGGCCGCTGGAACTTCATCGGGTACGACCAGCGCGAACGGTCGTGGCTCTCCTACCGGCTCGACCGGGTGGAGAACCTCCACGTGCCGGGCTGGCGGTTCACTCCCCGGCAGTTCCCCGCCGACGACGTGACGGCGTTCATCCAGCTGCAGCCGGACCGGGGCGACGATTCCGACGCCTGGCCGTGCCGCGGCACGGTGCGCATGGACTGCCCGGTCGAGCTCGTGGCGAAATGGGCCCCCGGCGGGGCGAACTTGGCGGTGATCGACGAGTCGACCACGCGGATCACGATGGGTGCGTGGTCCTGGGCCGGGCTACTCGGGCTGCTGTGCACCTTCAGCTGCGACTTCGTGATCGAGGGCCCTCCGGAGCTCACCGCGGCGGCCGGCGAGATGTCCCGCCGCCTCGCCAGAAGTGCCAAAACCGGACCGGTCAGGAGCTGA
- a CDS encoding NAD-dependent epimerase/dehydratase family protein, which yields MFDPLGRTVTVIGANGFLGTPLVNQLIRLGATVRAFDRYSTTPRHEMSENTTVFQGDLMSRSSLAAAVAGAQDVFHFLSVTSPRDSAHDPVIDIATNVTAGVELFSLCSDAGVERVLFASSGGTVYGTSAPPHGEECPRSPVSPHGIGKVSLENYLQYFHHQRGLPSVSLRISNPYGPGQKPRKLQGIIPIALRAARDGVVLPQFGDGSMVRDYLFVDDLMTMILNVWRGHRHDAYNLGSGTGTALHEVFEVIERVTGRTLLLRNEPSPPSFVRASVLDTSRYVEEFGDSRRTSLEDGIRRTWEAVRDETLP from the coding sequence ATGTTCGATCCCCTCGGCCGAACCGTCACCGTCATCGGCGCGAACGGCTTCCTCGGCACACCACTGGTCAACCAGCTCATCCGGCTCGGAGCCACCGTCCGGGCGTTCGACCGCTACTCCACGACACCCAGGCACGAGATGTCCGAGAACACGACCGTCTTCCAGGGCGACTTGATGAGCCGCAGCAGTCTGGCGGCCGCTGTCGCCGGAGCCCAGGACGTGTTCCACTTCCTGTCCGTCACCAGTCCTCGCGACTCAGCACACGATCCGGTCATCGACATCGCAACCAACGTGACAGCCGGCGTGGAGCTGTTCTCGCTCTGCTCCGACGCGGGAGTCGAGCGCGTCCTCTTCGCTTCCTCGGGCGGCACGGTCTACGGAACCTCCGCTCCCCCGCACGGCGAAGAGTGCCCGCGCAGTCCCGTATCGCCGCACGGCATAGGCAAGGTCTCCCTGGAGAACTACCTCCAGTACTTCCACCACCAACGGGGCCTGCCGTCGGTGTCGTTGCGGATCTCCAACCCCTACGGGCCCGGGCAGAAGCCGCGCAAGCTCCAGGGCATCATCCCCATCGCTTTGCGCGCCGCCCGCGACGGCGTGGTCCTGCCGCAGTTCGGCGACGGGAGCATGGTCCGCGACTACTTGTTCGTCGACGACCTGATGACCATGATCCTCAACGTGTGGCGCGGACACCGGCACGACGCCTACAACCTCGGCAGCGGGACCGGCACCGCGTTGCACGAGGTGTTCGAGGTCATCGAGCGCGTCACCGGCCGAACGCTGCTGCTGCGCAACGAGCCGTCCCCGCCGAGCTTCGTCCGTGCCTCCGTTCTCGACACCTCACGCTATGTCGAGGAGTTCGGCGATTCGCGGCGAACGAGCCTCGAAGACGGCATCCGGCGCACGTGGGAAGCCGTCCGCGACGAGACTCTGCCCTGA